The Verrucomicrobiia bacterium genome has a segment encoding these proteins:
- the melA gene encoding alpha-galactosidase → MAKIAMIGAGSLVFCKTLMSDFLATPALAGSEYRLMALSHTRLDKMKAFVERMIQDNGVDARVLATTDRRQALAGADYVVVMLQAGGVAEFRQDYEIPLKYGVDQCIGDTLGPGGVFRALRHIPALMEIASDMRELCPNAVLFNYANPMAMCCSALGRVPGLQFVGLCHGVQTTMDLIASYVGVPKGEIDFLAAGINHMAWFLRLEHKGRDLYPRLRENFERPGYYVNEKVRAEVMRHFGYFMTESTGHLSEYLPYFRKNRKALELYCDEPSFGGESGAYYKYCAMLAEKFATTEPLSIESTTLGPRSAEYCSHIIEAKETGNVFRLNGNVRNDGYITNLPNGCCVEVPVYVDRLGLHPTVVGDLPPQCAALNLTNVIVQNLAVQASFAGDPELVMQAVALDPLTSSVLTLKEIREMVGEMLEAEQQYLPQFKGKTLRRVDAIKVPADVVRQEVPLDPALAIANRFSKLASA, encoded by the coding sequence ATGGCAAAGATTGCAATGATTGGCGCCGGCAGCCTCGTTTTTTGCAAGACGCTGATGTCTGACTTTCTCGCAACCCCGGCGCTCGCGGGGAGCGAATACCGGCTCATGGCGCTGTCGCATACGCGGCTCGACAAAATGAAGGCGTTCGTCGAACGCATGATCCAGGATAACGGGGTGGACGCCCGCGTGCTGGCAACGACGGATCGGCGACAGGCGCTCGCAGGTGCGGATTATGTTGTCGTCATGCTTCAGGCGGGTGGCGTGGCTGAGTTTCGTCAGGATTATGAAATTCCGCTGAAGTATGGCGTCGACCAGTGCATCGGCGACACGCTCGGGCCCGGCGGTGTATTTCGGGCTCTGCGACACATTCCGGCTTTAATGGAGATTGCCAGTGACATGCGGGAGTTGTGTCCGAACGCGGTCCTGTTCAACTACGCGAATCCGATGGCAATGTGCTGCAGCGCACTGGGCCGCGTGCCGGGATTGCAGTTCGTGGGGCTGTGTCATGGCGTGCAAACGACGATGGACCTGATCGCCAGCTACGTGGGCGTGCCGAAGGGTGAGATCGATTTCCTGGCGGCGGGCATCAATCACATGGCGTGGTTCCTCCGGTTGGAACACAAAGGCCGAGACCTTTATCCAAGGCTCCGGGAGAACTTTGAACGTCCGGGTTATTACGTGAATGAAAAGGTGCGCGCTGAAGTCATGCGTCATTTCGGTTACTTCATGACGGAAAGCACGGGGCACCTTTCGGAATACCTGCCGTATTTCCGAAAGAACCGGAAGGCGCTGGAGCTTTACTGTGATGAACCCTCGTTCGGCGGGGAGAGTGGTGCGTATTACAAATATTGCGCGATGCTGGCAGAGAAGTTTGCCACGACAGAACCGCTTTCGATCGAGTCGACGACGCTGGGCCCGCGCAGCGCGGAGTATTGCTCGCACATCATCGAGGCGAAGGAAACCGGGAATGTCTTCCGCCTGAATGGCAATGTTCGCAACGACGGGTACATCACCAACCTGCCGAACGGCTGCTGCGTGGAAGTGCCGGTCTACGTGGATCGGCTCGGCCTGCATCCCACGGTTGTCGGCGACCTGCCGCCACAGTGCGCCGCGCTTAACCTGACCAATGTGATCGTGCAGAACCTGGCGGTGCAGGCGAGCTTTGCAGGAGACCCGGAACTGGTAATGCAGGCGGTTGCGCTGGACCCGCTCACCTCGTCCGTGCTCACGCTGAAGGAGATTCGCGAGATGGTAGGTGAGATGCTTGAAGCTGAGCAACAGTATCTGCCGCAGTTCAAAGGCAAAACCCTTCGCCG